In Sphaeramia orbicularis chromosome 15, fSphaOr1.1, whole genome shotgun sequence, a single genomic region encodes these proteins:
- the klc1b gene encoding kinesin light chain 1b isoform X1 yields the protein MSTMVYPREEKLEKLSQEEIISNTKLVIQGLEALKNEHNSILHSLLETIKCLKKDEEANLVHEKSNLLRKSVEMIELGLGEAQVMMALSNHLNAVESEKQKLRAQVRRLCQENQWLRDELANTQQKLQKSEQSVAQLEEEKKHLEFMNQLKKYDEDVSPTQEEKDRETPKDSLDDLFPNDEEEHGQGMQHQHNSAAVAAAQQGGYEIPARLRTLHNLVIQYASQGRYEVAVPLCKQALEDLEKTSGHDHPDVATMLNILALVYRDQNKYKEAAHLLNDALSIREKTLGKDHPAVAATLNNLAVLYGKRGKYKEAEPLCKRALEIREKVLGKDHPDVAKQLNNLALLCQNQGKYEEVEYYYCRALEIYESRLGPDDPNVAKTKNNLASCFLKQGKYKDAEILYKEILTRAHEKEFGSVDAENKPIWMHAEEREEMSKGKHRDNTPYGEYGGWYKACKVNSPTVNTTLRNLGALYRRQGKLEAAETLEECAVRSRKQSNTGIDPLHQSRVGEILKDTEGDRRRSRDSLTSVKYESGSETGEEVSMGVEWNGDGSGALQRSGSLGKLRDVLRRSSELLVKKLQGNGPPEPRSTNMKRAASLNYLNKTSDDPFQTRGGSHFRESRGLSSSTVDLFTGGN from the exons ATGTCCACCATGGTGTATCCACGGGAGGAGAAGCTGGAGAAGCTCTCTCAAGAGGAGATCATCTCCAACACAAAGCTGGTGATCCAGGGTCTGGAGGCGCTGAAGAATGAGCACAACTCCATCCTCCACAGCCTCCTGGAGACCATCAAGTGCCTGAAGAAGGATGAGGAGGCCAACCTGGTGCATGAGAAATCCAATCTGCTCCGCAAGTCAGTGGAGATGATAGAGCTGGGCCTTGGAGAAGCACAG GTGATGATGGCTCTGTCCAACCACCTGAACGCCGTGGAGTCAGAGAAGCAGAAGCTGCGAGCCCAGGTCCGGAGGCTGTGTCAGGAGAACCAGTGGCTGAGGGACGAGCTGGCCAACACCCAGCAGAAGCTGCAGAAGAGCGAGCAGAGCGTGGCCcagctggaggaggagaagaagcacCTGGAGTTCATGAACCAGCTCAAAAAGTACGACGAGGACGTGTCGCCCACT CAGGAGGAGAAGGACAGAGAAACACCCAAGGATTCCCTGGACGACCTGTTCCCCAACGATGAAGAGGAGCACGGACAAGGAA TGCAACACCAACACAACAGTGCAGCGGTGGCGGCTGCCCAGCAGGGGGGCTACGAGATCCCGGCCCGCCTGCGAACCCTGCACAACCTGGTGATCCAGTACGCGTCCCAGGGCCGCTACGAGGTGGCCGTACCCCTGTGTAAGCAGGCCCTGGAGGACCTGGAGAAGACGTCTGGACACGACCACCCCGACGTGGCCACCATGCTCAACATCCTGGCCCTGGTCTACAG AGATCAGAACAAATACAAAGAGGCTGCCCATCTGCTCAACGACGCTCTGTCCATCAGGGAGAAAACCTTGGGCAAAGACCACCCTGCT GTGGCTGCAACGCTCAACAACCTGGCTGTTCTGTATGGGAAGAGGGGGAAGTACAAGGAGGCGGAGCCACTGTGTAAGAGAGCTCTGGAGATCAGAGAAAAG GTCCTGGGTAAAGACCACCCCGACGTGGCCAAACAGCTCAACAACCTGGCCCTGCTGTGTCAGAACCAGGGCAAGTACGAGGAGGTGGAGTACTACTACTGCCGCGCCCTGGAGATCTACGAGAGCCGACTGGGCCCAGACGACCCCAACGTCGCCAAAACCAAGAACAACCTG GCATCCTGTTTTCTCAAACAGGGCAAATACAAGGACGCTGAGATCCTGTACAAAGAGATTCTGACCCGGGCCCACGAGAAGGAGTTTGGATCTGTCGACG CTGAAAATAAGCCGATCTGGATGCACGCAGAGGAACGAGAGGAAATGAGCAAG GGCAAACACCGAGACAACACTCCATATGGAGAATACGGAGGCTGGTACAAGGCCTGCAAAGTCAACAG CCCCACGGTCAACACCACCCTGAGGAACCTGGGGGCACTGTACCGCCGTCAGGGTAAACTGGAGGCGGCTGAGACCCTGGAGGAATGTGCCGTGCGGTCTCGTAAGCAG AGCAACACA GGCATCGACCCCCTCCACCAGAGCCGCGTGGGCGAGATCCTGAAGGACACAGAAGGCGACCGGCGACGGAGCAGGGACAGCCTGACCAGCGTTAAGTATGAGAGCGGATCTGAGACCGGAGAGGAAGTGAGTATGGGCGTGGAGTGGAACGGG GACGGCAGTGGTGCTCTGCAGCGCAGCGGCTCACTGGGGAAACTCCGAGACGTTCTGAGACGCAGCAGCGAGTTATTGGTCAAAAAACTACAGGGAAACGGACCTCCAGAACCACGCAGCACTAA CATGAAGAGGGCAGCGTCACTCAACTACCTGAACAAGACCAGTGATGACCCATTCCAG ACCAGAGGTGGTTCTCACTTCAGGGAGAGTCGAGGTCTGAGCTCCAGCACCGTGGACCTGTTCACCGGTGGGAACTGA
- the klc1b gene encoding kinesin light chain 1b isoform X6, translating into MSTMVYPREEKLEKLSQEEIISNTKLVIQGLEALKNEHNSILHSLLETIKCLKKDEEANLVHEKSNLLRKSVEMIELGLGEAQVMMALSNHLNAVESEKQKLRAQVRRLCQENQWLRDELANTQQKLQKSEQSVAQLEEEKKHLEFMNQLKKYDEDVSPTQEEKDRETPKDSLDDLFPNDEEEHGQGMQHQHNSAAVAAAQQGGYEIPARLRTLHNLVIQYASQGRYEVAVPLCKQALEDLEKTSGHDHPDVATMLNILALVYRDQNKYKEAAHLLNDALSIREKTLGKDHPAVAATLNNLAVLYGKRGKYKEAEPLCKRALEIREKVLGKDHPDVAKQLNNLALLCQNQGKYEEVEYYYCRALEIYESRLGPDDPNVAKTKNNLASCFLKQGKYKDAEILYKEILTRAHEKEFGSVDAENKPIWMHAEEREEMSKGKHRDNTPYGEYGGWYKACKVNSPTVNTTLRNLGALYRRQGKLEAAETLEECAVRSRKQGIDPLHQSRVGEILKDTEGDRRRSRDSLTSVKYESGSETGEEDGSGALQRSGSLGKLRDVLRRSSELLVKKLQGNGPPEPRSTNMKRAASLNYLNKTSDDPFQTRGGSHFRESRGLSSSTVDLFTGGN; encoded by the exons ATGTCCACCATGGTGTATCCACGGGAGGAGAAGCTGGAGAAGCTCTCTCAAGAGGAGATCATCTCCAACACAAAGCTGGTGATCCAGGGTCTGGAGGCGCTGAAGAATGAGCACAACTCCATCCTCCACAGCCTCCTGGAGACCATCAAGTGCCTGAAGAAGGATGAGGAGGCCAACCTGGTGCATGAGAAATCCAATCTGCTCCGCAAGTCAGTGGAGATGATAGAGCTGGGCCTTGGAGAAGCACAG GTGATGATGGCTCTGTCCAACCACCTGAACGCCGTGGAGTCAGAGAAGCAGAAGCTGCGAGCCCAGGTCCGGAGGCTGTGTCAGGAGAACCAGTGGCTGAGGGACGAGCTGGCCAACACCCAGCAGAAGCTGCAGAAGAGCGAGCAGAGCGTGGCCcagctggaggaggagaagaagcacCTGGAGTTCATGAACCAGCTCAAAAAGTACGACGAGGACGTGTCGCCCACT CAGGAGGAGAAGGACAGAGAAACACCCAAGGATTCCCTGGACGACCTGTTCCCCAACGATGAAGAGGAGCACGGACAAGGAA TGCAACACCAACACAACAGTGCAGCGGTGGCGGCTGCCCAGCAGGGGGGCTACGAGATCCCGGCCCGCCTGCGAACCCTGCACAACCTGGTGATCCAGTACGCGTCCCAGGGCCGCTACGAGGTGGCCGTACCCCTGTGTAAGCAGGCCCTGGAGGACCTGGAGAAGACGTCTGGACACGACCACCCCGACGTGGCCACCATGCTCAACATCCTGGCCCTGGTCTACAG AGATCAGAACAAATACAAAGAGGCTGCCCATCTGCTCAACGACGCTCTGTCCATCAGGGAGAAAACCTTGGGCAAAGACCACCCTGCT GTGGCTGCAACGCTCAACAACCTGGCTGTTCTGTATGGGAAGAGGGGGAAGTACAAGGAGGCGGAGCCACTGTGTAAGAGAGCTCTGGAGATCAGAGAAAAG GTCCTGGGTAAAGACCACCCCGACGTGGCCAAACAGCTCAACAACCTGGCCCTGCTGTGTCAGAACCAGGGCAAGTACGAGGAGGTGGAGTACTACTACTGCCGCGCCCTGGAGATCTACGAGAGCCGACTGGGCCCAGACGACCCCAACGTCGCCAAAACCAAGAACAACCTG GCATCCTGTTTTCTCAAACAGGGCAAATACAAGGACGCTGAGATCCTGTACAAAGAGATTCTGACCCGGGCCCACGAGAAGGAGTTTGGATCTGTCGACG CTGAAAATAAGCCGATCTGGATGCACGCAGAGGAACGAGAGGAAATGAGCAAG GGCAAACACCGAGACAACACTCCATATGGAGAATACGGAGGCTGGTACAAGGCCTGCAAAGTCAACAG CCCCACGGTCAACACCACCCTGAGGAACCTGGGGGCACTGTACCGCCGTCAGGGTAAACTGGAGGCGGCTGAGACCCTGGAGGAATGTGCCGTGCGGTCTCGTAAGCAG GGCATCGACCCCCTCCACCAGAGCCGCGTGGGCGAGATCCTGAAGGACACAGAAGGCGACCGGCGACGGAGCAGGGACAGCCTGACCAGCGTTAAGTATGAGAGCGGATCTGAGACCGGAGAGGAA GACGGCAGTGGTGCTCTGCAGCGCAGCGGCTCACTGGGGAAACTCCGAGACGTTCTGAGACGCAGCAGCGAGTTATTGGTCAAAAAACTACAGGGAAACGGACCTCCAGAACCACGCAGCACTAA CATGAAGAGGGCAGCGTCACTCAACTACCTGAACAAGACCAGTGATGACCCATTCCAG ACCAGAGGTGGTTCTCACTTCAGGGAGAGTCGAGGTCTGAGCTCCAGCACCGTGGACCTGTTCACCGGTGGGAACTGA
- the klc1b gene encoding kinesin light chain 1b isoform X5 — MSTMVYPREEKLEKLSQEEIISNTKLVIQGLEALKNEHNSILHSLLETIKCLKKDEEANLVHEKSNLLRKSVEMIELGLGEAQVMMALSNHLNAVESEKQKLRAQVRRLCQENQWLRDELANTQQKLQKSEQSVAQLEEEKKHLEFMNQLKKYDEDVSPTQEEKDRETPKDSLDDLFPNDEEEHGQGMQHQHNSAAVAAAQQGGYEIPARLRTLHNLVIQYASQGRYEVAVPLCKQALEDLEKTSGHDHPDVATMLNILALVYRDQNKYKEAAHLLNDALSIREKTLGKDHPAVAATLNNLAVLYGKRGKYKEAEPLCKRALEIREKVLGKDHPDVAKQLNNLALLCQNQGKYEEVEYYYCRALEIYESRLGPDDPNVAKTKNNLASCFLKQGKYKDAEILYKEILTRAHEKEFGSVDAENKPIWMHAEEREEMSKGKHRDNTPYGEYGGWYKACKVNSPTVNTTLRNLGALYRRQGKLEAAETLEECAVRSRKQSNTGIDPLHQSRVGEILKDTEGDRRRSRDSLTSVKYESGSETGEEDGSGALQRSGSLGKLRDVLRRSSELLVKKLQGNGPPEPRSTNMKRAASLNYLNKTSDDPFQTRGGSHFRESRGLSSSTVDLFTGGN; from the exons ATGTCCACCATGGTGTATCCACGGGAGGAGAAGCTGGAGAAGCTCTCTCAAGAGGAGATCATCTCCAACACAAAGCTGGTGATCCAGGGTCTGGAGGCGCTGAAGAATGAGCACAACTCCATCCTCCACAGCCTCCTGGAGACCATCAAGTGCCTGAAGAAGGATGAGGAGGCCAACCTGGTGCATGAGAAATCCAATCTGCTCCGCAAGTCAGTGGAGATGATAGAGCTGGGCCTTGGAGAAGCACAG GTGATGATGGCTCTGTCCAACCACCTGAACGCCGTGGAGTCAGAGAAGCAGAAGCTGCGAGCCCAGGTCCGGAGGCTGTGTCAGGAGAACCAGTGGCTGAGGGACGAGCTGGCCAACACCCAGCAGAAGCTGCAGAAGAGCGAGCAGAGCGTGGCCcagctggaggaggagaagaagcacCTGGAGTTCATGAACCAGCTCAAAAAGTACGACGAGGACGTGTCGCCCACT CAGGAGGAGAAGGACAGAGAAACACCCAAGGATTCCCTGGACGACCTGTTCCCCAACGATGAAGAGGAGCACGGACAAGGAA TGCAACACCAACACAACAGTGCAGCGGTGGCGGCTGCCCAGCAGGGGGGCTACGAGATCCCGGCCCGCCTGCGAACCCTGCACAACCTGGTGATCCAGTACGCGTCCCAGGGCCGCTACGAGGTGGCCGTACCCCTGTGTAAGCAGGCCCTGGAGGACCTGGAGAAGACGTCTGGACACGACCACCCCGACGTGGCCACCATGCTCAACATCCTGGCCCTGGTCTACAG AGATCAGAACAAATACAAAGAGGCTGCCCATCTGCTCAACGACGCTCTGTCCATCAGGGAGAAAACCTTGGGCAAAGACCACCCTGCT GTGGCTGCAACGCTCAACAACCTGGCTGTTCTGTATGGGAAGAGGGGGAAGTACAAGGAGGCGGAGCCACTGTGTAAGAGAGCTCTGGAGATCAGAGAAAAG GTCCTGGGTAAAGACCACCCCGACGTGGCCAAACAGCTCAACAACCTGGCCCTGCTGTGTCAGAACCAGGGCAAGTACGAGGAGGTGGAGTACTACTACTGCCGCGCCCTGGAGATCTACGAGAGCCGACTGGGCCCAGACGACCCCAACGTCGCCAAAACCAAGAACAACCTG GCATCCTGTTTTCTCAAACAGGGCAAATACAAGGACGCTGAGATCCTGTACAAAGAGATTCTGACCCGGGCCCACGAGAAGGAGTTTGGATCTGTCGACG CTGAAAATAAGCCGATCTGGATGCACGCAGAGGAACGAGAGGAAATGAGCAAG GGCAAACACCGAGACAACACTCCATATGGAGAATACGGAGGCTGGTACAAGGCCTGCAAAGTCAACAG CCCCACGGTCAACACCACCCTGAGGAACCTGGGGGCACTGTACCGCCGTCAGGGTAAACTGGAGGCGGCTGAGACCCTGGAGGAATGTGCCGTGCGGTCTCGTAAGCAG AGCAACACA GGCATCGACCCCCTCCACCAGAGCCGCGTGGGCGAGATCCTGAAGGACACAGAAGGCGACCGGCGACGGAGCAGGGACAGCCTGACCAGCGTTAAGTATGAGAGCGGATCTGAGACCGGAGAGGAA GACGGCAGTGGTGCTCTGCAGCGCAGCGGCTCACTGGGGAAACTCCGAGACGTTCTGAGACGCAGCAGCGAGTTATTGGTCAAAAAACTACAGGGAAACGGACCTCCAGAACCACGCAGCACTAA CATGAAGAGGGCAGCGTCACTCAACTACCTGAACAAGACCAGTGATGACCCATTCCAG ACCAGAGGTGGTTCTCACTTCAGGGAGAGTCGAGGTCTGAGCTCCAGCACCGTGGACCTGTTCACCGGTGGGAACTGA
- the klc1b gene encoding kinesin light chain 1b isoform X2 gives MSTMVYPREEKLEKLSQEEIISNTKLVIQGLEALKNEHNSILHSLLETIKCLKKDEEANLVHEKSNLLRKSVEMIELGLGEAQVMMALSNHLNAVESEKQKLRAQVRRLCQENQWLRDELANTQQKLQKSEQSVAQLEEEKKHLEFMNQLKKYDEDVSPTEEKDRETPKDSLDDLFPNDEEEHGQGMQHQHNSAAVAAAQQGGYEIPARLRTLHNLVIQYASQGRYEVAVPLCKQALEDLEKTSGHDHPDVATMLNILALVYRDQNKYKEAAHLLNDALSIREKTLGKDHPAVAATLNNLAVLYGKRGKYKEAEPLCKRALEIREKVLGKDHPDVAKQLNNLALLCQNQGKYEEVEYYYCRALEIYESRLGPDDPNVAKTKNNLASCFLKQGKYKDAEILYKEILTRAHEKEFGSVDAENKPIWMHAEEREEMSKGKHRDNTPYGEYGGWYKACKVNSPTVNTTLRNLGALYRRQGKLEAAETLEECAVRSRKQSNTGIDPLHQSRVGEILKDTEGDRRRSRDSLTSVKYESGSETGEEVSMGVEWNGDGSGALQRSGSLGKLRDVLRRSSELLVKKLQGNGPPEPRSTNMKRAASLNYLNKTSDDPFQTRGGSHFRESRGLSSSTVDLFTGGN, from the exons ATGTCCACCATGGTGTATCCACGGGAGGAGAAGCTGGAGAAGCTCTCTCAAGAGGAGATCATCTCCAACACAAAGCTGGTGATCCAGGGTCTGGAGGCGCTGAAGAATGAGCACAACTCCATCCTCCACAGCCTCCTGGAGACCATCAAGTGCCTGAAGAAGGATGAGGAGGCCAACCTGGTGCATGAGAAATCCAATCTGCTCCGCAAGTCAGTGGAGATGATAGAGCTGGGCCTTGGAGAAGCACAG GTGATGATGGCTCTGTCCAACCACCTGAACGCCGTGGAGTCAGAGAAGCAGAAGCTGCGAGCCCAGGTCCGGAGGCTGTGTCAGGAGAACCAGTGGCTGAGGGACGAGCTGGCCAACACCCAGCAGAAGCTGCAGAAGAGCGAGCAGAGCGTGGCCcagctggaggaggagaagaagcacCTGGAGTTCATGAACCAGCTCAAAAAGTACGACGAGGACGTGTCGCCCACT GAGGAGAAGGACAGAGAAACACCCAAGGATTCCCTGGACGACCTGTTCCCCAACGATGAAGAGGAGCACGGACAAGGAA TGCAACACCAACACAACAGTGCAGCGGTGGCGGCTGCCCAGCAGGGGGGCTACGAGATCCCGGCCCGCCTGCGAACCCTGCACAACCTGGTGATCCAGTACGCGTCCCAGGGCCGCTACGAGGTGGCCGTACCCCTGTGTAAGCAGGCCCTGGAGGACCTGGAGAAGACGTCTGGACACGACCACCCCGACGTGGCCACCATGCTCAACATCCTGGCCCTGGTCTACAG AGATCAGAACAAATACAAAGAGGCTGCCCATCTGCTCAACGACGCTCTGTCCATCAGGGAGAAAACCTTGGGCAAAGACCACCCTGCT GTGGCTGCAACGCTCAACAACCTGGCTGTTCTGTATGGGAAGAGGGGGAAGTACAAGGAGGCGGAGCCACTGTGTAAGAGAGCTCTGGAGATCAGAGAAAAG GTCCTGGGTAAAGACCACCCCGACGTGGCCAAACAGCTCAACAACCTGGCCCTGCTGTGTCAGAACCAGGGCAAGTACGAGGAGGTGGAGTACTACTACTGCCGCGCCCTGGAGATCTACGAGAGCCGACTGGGCCCAGACGACCCCAACGTCGCCAAAACCAAGAACAACCTG GCATCCTGTTTTCTCAAACAGGGCAAATACAAGGACGCTGAGATCCTGTACAAAGAGATTCTGACCCGGGCCCACGAGAAGGAGTTTGGATCTGTCGACG CTGAAAATAAGCCGATCTGGATGCACGCAGAGGAACGAGAGGAAATGAGCAAG GGCAAACACCGAGACAACACTCCATATGGAGAATACGGAGGCTGGTACAAGGCCTGCAAAGTCAACAG CCCCACGGTCAACACCACCCTGAGGAACCTGGGGGCACTGTACCGCCGTCAGGGTAAACTGGAGGCGGCTGAGACCCTGGAGGAATGTGCCGTGCGGTCTCGTAAGCAG AGCAACACA GGCATCGACCCCCTCCACCAGAGCCGCGTGGGCGAGATCCTGAAGGACACAGAAGGCGACCGGCGACGGAGCAGGGACAGCCTGACCAGCGTTAAGTATGAGAGCGGATCTGAGACCGGAGAGGAAGTGAGTATGGGCGTGGAGTGGAACGGG GACGGCAGTGGTGCTCTGCAGCGCAGCGGCTCACTGGGGAAACTCCGAGACGTTCTGAGACGCAGCAGCGAGTTATTGGTCAAAAAACTACAGGGAAACGGACCTCCAGAACCACGCAGCACTAA CATGAAGAGGGCAGCGTCACTCAACTACCTGAACAAGACCAGTGATGACCCATTCCAG ACCAGAGGTGGTTCTCACTTCAGGGAGAGTCGAGGTCTGAGCTCCAGCACCGTGGACCTGTTCACCGGTGGGAACTGA
- the klc1b gene encoding kinesin light chain 1b isoform X4: MSTMVYPREEKLEKLSQEEIISNTKLVIQGLEALKNEHNSILHSLLETIKCLKKDEEANLVHEKSNLLRKSVEMIELGLGEAQVMMALSNHLNAVESEKQKLRAQVRRLCQENQWLRDELANTQQKLQKSEQSVAQLEEEKKHLEFMNQLKKYDEDVSPTEEKDRETPKDSLDDLFPNDEEEHGQGMQHQHNSAAVAAAQQGGYEIPARLRTLHNLVIQYASQGRYEVAVPLCKQALEDLEKTSGHDHPDVATMLNILALVYRDQNKYKEAAHLLNDALSIREKTLGKDHPAVAATLNNLAVLYGKRGKYKEAEPLCKRALEIREKVLGKDHPDVAKQLNNLALLCQNQGKYEEVEYYYCRALEIYESRLGPDDPNVAKTKNNLASCFLKQGKYKDAEILYKEILTRAHEKEFGSVDAENKPIWMHAEEREEMSKGKHRDNTPYGEYGGWYKACKVNSPTVNTTLRNLGALYRRQGKLEAAETLEECAVRSRKQGIDPLHQSRVGEILKDTEGDRRRSRDSLTSVKYESGSETGEEVSMGVEWNGDGSGALQRSGSLGKLRDVLRRSSELLVKKLQGNGPPEPRSTNMKRAASLNYLNKTSDDPFQTRGGSHFRESRGLSSSTVDLFTGGN, translated from the exons ATGTCCACCATGGTGTATCCACGGGAGGAGAAGCTGGAGAAGCTCTCTCAAGAGGAGATCATCTCCAACACAAAGCTGGTGATCCAGGGTCTGGAGGCGCTGAAGAATGAGCACAACTCCATCCTCCACAGCCTCCTGGAGACCATCAAGTGCCTGAAGAAGGATGAGGAGGCCAACCTGGTGCATGAGAAATCCAATCTGCTCCGCAAGTCAGTGGAGATGATAGAGCTGGGCCTTGGAGAAGCACAG GTGATGATGGCTCTGTCCAACCACCTGAACGCCGTGGAGTCAGAGAAGCAGAAGCTGCGAGCCCAGGTCCGGAGGCTGTGTCAGGAGAACCAGTGGCTGAGGGACGAGCTGGCCAACACCCAGCAGAAGCTGCAGAAGAGCGAGCAGAGCGTGGCCcagctggaggaggagaagaagcacCTGGAGTTCATGAACCAGCTCAAAAAGTACGACGAGGACGTGTCGCCCACT GAGGAGAAGGACAGAGAAACACCCAAGGATTCCCTGGACGACCTGTTCCCCAACGATGAAGAGGAGCACGGACAAGGAA TGCAACACCAACACAACAGTGCAGCGGTGGCGGCTGCCCAGCAGGGGGGCTACGAGATCCCGGCCCGCCTGCGAACCCTGCACAACCTGGTGATCCAGTACGCGTCCCAGGGCCGCTACGAGGTGGCCGTACCCCTGTGTAAGCAGGCCCTGGAGGACCTGGAGAAGACGTCTGGACACGACCACCCCGACGTGGCCACCATGCTCAACATCCTGGCCCTGGTCTACAG AGATCAGAACAAATACAAAGAGGCTGCCCATCTGCTCAACGACGCTCTGTCCATCAGGGAGAAAACCTTGGGCAAAGACCACCCTGCT GTGGCTGCAACGCTCAACAACCTGGCTGTTCTGTATGGGAAGAGGGGGAAGTACAAGGAGGCGGAGCCACTGTGTAAGAGAGCTCTGGAGATCAGAGAAAAG GTCCTGGGTAAAGACCACCCCGACGTGGCCAAACAGCTCAACAACCTGGCCCTGCTGTGTCAGAACCAGGGCAAGTACGAGGAGGTGGAGTACTACTACTGCCGCGCCCTGGAGATCTACGAGAGCCGACTGGGCCCAGACGACCCCAACGTCGCCAAAACCAAGAACAACCTG GCATCCTGTTTTCTCAAACAGGGCAAATACAAGGACGCTGAGATCCTGTACAAAGAGATTCTGACCCGGGCCCACGAGAAGGAGTTTGGATCTGTCGACG CTGAAAATAAGCCGATCTGGATGCACGCAGAGGAACGAGAGGAAATGAGCAAG GGCAAACACCGAGACAACACTCCATATGGAGAATACGGAGGCTGGTACAAGGCCTGCAAAGTCAACAG CCCCACGGTCAACACCACCCTGAGGAACCTGGGGGCACTGTACCGCCGTCAGGGTAAACTGGAGGCGGCTGAGACCCTGGAGGAATGTGCCGTGCGGTCTCGTAAGCAG GGCATCGACCCCCTCCACCAGAGCCGCGTGGGCGAGATCCTGAAGGACACAGAAGGCGACCGGCGACGGAGCAGGGACAGCCTGACCAGCGTTAAGTATGAGAGCGGATCTGAGACCGGAGAGGAAGTGAGTATGGGCGTGGAGTGGAACGGG GACGGCAGTGGTGCTCTGCAGCGCAGCGGCTCACTGGGGAAACTCCGAGACGTTCTGAGACGCAGCAGCGAGTTATTGGTCAAAAAACTACAGGGAAACGGACCTCCAGAACCACGCAGCACTAA CATGAAGAGGGCAGCGTCACTCAACTACCTGAACAAGACCAGTGATGACCCATTCCAG ACCAGAGGTGGTTCTCACTTCAGGGAGAGTCGAGGTCTGAGCTCCAGCACCGTGGACCTGTTCACCGGTGGGAACTGA